A section of the Saccharopolyspora gregorii genome encodes:
- a CDS encoding polyprenyl synthetase family protein — MTARISDAHDLAGDPAALLAASPVAAELRAELERRWPAGTDHIGEVSRYALLAPGKMLRPVMLVAAAEAVGGDRAAVLPAAVAIEYLHVASLVHDDIIDGDELRRGRASVPVRFGVPDAIVTGDALILSLFAALTECGLPAEPVLAAVRAVADAGVDLCRGQALEAELLRDPACPPERYRRMAALKTGALFRAACRSGAVLGGGDTEQVAAATRFADRVGTAFQMHDDLLPYLAETEVTGKSGSSDAGNMRPTFPVIVAHGMAGARDRALLAEALSGHRSPVESFALLREVLTRLGAVERAAAEAAEEIRRAHRDLAVLPGGDGARLLAAVADLAIHRDR, encoded by the coding sequence GTGACCGCCCGGATCAGCGACGCCCACGACCTGGCCGGGGATCCGGCGGCGCTGCTGGCCGCTTCCCCGGTGGCCGCGGAACTGCGCGCGGAGCTGGAACGCCGCTGGCCTGCGGGCACCGACCACATCGGGGAGGTGTCGCGGTACGCGCTGCTGGCGCCGGGCAAGATGCTGCGGCCGGTGATGCTGGTCGCGGCCGCGGAGGCCGTCGGCGGGGATCGCGCGGCGGTGCTGCCCGCCGCGGTCGCCATCGAGTACCTGCACGTGGCCTCGCTGGTGCACGACGACATCATCGACGGCGACGAGCTGCGGCGGGGCCGGGCTTCGGTGCCGGTGCGGTTCGGGGTGCCGGACGCGATCGTCACCGGCGACGCGTTGATCCTGAGCCTGTTCGCCGCGCTCACCGAGTGCGGACTGCCCGCCGAACCGGTGCTGGCGGCGGTGCGCGCGGTCGCCGACGCGGGCGTGGACCTGTGCCGGGGGCAGGCGTTGGAGGCGGAGCTGCTGCGGGATCCGGCGTGCCCGCCGGAGCGGTACCGGCGGATGGCGGCGTTGAAGACGGGCGCCCTGTTCCGAGCGGCGTGCCGGTCCGGTGCGGTGCTCGGCGGCGGGGACACCGAGCAGGTGGCGGCGGCGACGCGGTTCGCCGACCGAGTCGGCACCGCGTTCCAGATGCACGACGACCTGCTGCCGTACCTGGCGGAGACCGAGGTGACCGGCAAGTCCGGCAGCAGCGACGCGGGGAACATGCGGCCGACGTTCCCGGTGATCGTGGCGCACGGCATGGCGGGTGCGCGGGATCGCGCGCTGCTCGCGGAAGCGCTCAGCGGCCACCGGTCCCCGGTGGAGTCGTTCGCGCTGCTGCGGGAGGTGCTGACCCGGCTGGGCGCGGTGGAGCGCGCCGCGGCGGAGGCCGCCGAGGAGATCCGGCGGGCGCACCGGGACTTGGCGGTGCTGCCGGGCGGAGACGGTGCGCGGCTGCTGGCGGCGGTGGCGGACCTCGCGATCCACCGGGACCGCTAG
- a CDS encoding UbiA family prenyltransferase, translated as MAASMSAVRRGIRAHVETWRPYTTCYPAMVGIAGAVTAGAGWGVPLLAAAVVPALGWLSGHYLGDYFDRELDAIGKPQRPIPSGRLSPRAALACGVGCAAAAAVFALLVNWNAVLLVVVATAGIVAYSRFCKARGLSGNLVRGSLTALALAAGALLGADRVPWTVLVFALVFLAHDAASNLVGTMRDVDGDRAGGYRSVPVRSGIPVAVRTSFALYASGLLVVLALAEAVPQRGGYSALATVAACAGTAAFSLLLEHIRELPPRKALRAHEILVAERLVLAGALIAGAAGLWLALAVLVPALVFSLGAQAVLRSGHEFPTAERREATLP; from the coding sequence GTGGCCGCATCGATGTCCGCGGTGCGCCGCGGGATCCGGGCGCACGTGGAGACCTGGCGGCCCTACACCACCTGCTATCCGGCGATGGTGGGGATCGCGGGCGCGGTCACCGCCGGCGCCGGGTGGGGCGTGCCGCTGCTGGCGGCGGCGGTGGTGCCCGCGCTGGGCTGGTTGTCCGGGCACTACTTGGGCGACTACTTCGACCGGGAGCTGGATGCGATCGGGAAGCCGCAGCGCCCCATCCCGTCCGGCCGGTTGTCGCCGCGGGCGGCGCTGGCCTGCGGGGTGGGCTGCGCGGCGGCGGCCGCGGTGTTCGCGCTGCTGGTGAACTGGAACGCGGTGCTGCTGGTGGTGGTGGCGACGGCGGGCATCGTCGCCTACAGCCGGTTCTGCAAAGCGCGCGGCCTGTCCGGGAACCTGGTGCGCGGTTCGCTGACGGCGCTGGCGCTGGCGGCGGGTGCGCTGCTGGGCGCGGACCGGGTGCCGTGGACGGTGCTGGTGTTCGCGCTGGTGTTCCTGGCGCACGACGCGGCGTCGAACCTGGTGGGGACGATGCGCGACGTGGACGGCGACCGGGCGGGCGGCTACCGCTCGGTGCCGGTGCGCAGCGGCATCCCGGTGGCGGTGCGCACGTCGTTCGCGCTGTACGCGTCGGGGTTGCTGGTGGTGCTGGCGCTGGCGGAGGCGGTGCCGCAGCGGGGCGGTTACTCTGCGTTGGCGACGGTGGCGGCGTGCGCGGGGACGGCGGCGTTCTCCTTGCTGCTGGAGCACATCCGGGAGCTTCCGCCGCGGAAGGCGTTGCGGGCGCACGAGATCCTCGTCGCGGAGCGGCTGGTGCTGGCGGGCGCGCTGATCGCGGGTGCGGCGGGTCTGTGGCTCGCGTTGGCGGTGCTGGTGCCCGCGTTGGTCTTCAGCCTCGGTGCGCAGGCCGTGCTGCGTTCGGGGCACGAGTTCCCCACGGCGGAGCGACGGGAGGCGACGCTGCCATGA
- a CDS encoding prenyltransferase/squalene oxidase repeat-containing protein yields MTTSRAEEVSEAIEAAAEAVFAARRPDGVFDYSEDGLTSTLSTVGAVSALHFADPRGSADLIERGVAWLRERQSDTGGWSMVPGGADEPGPTAVASATLQLVAPESAADAVAAGQRWMLDHGGLEGIPHPEVTAWCRQFYSFVGWLRTSDMRRFPLELAVLRGAFLRLFDLRAPMVCALGLAQAATREQTPLTRLLAKAGTPGALAIIREVYEHEGSTGGWCEDAWVTGLICGGLARAGLGADMVAGAVRWFREQVNEDGSWNSGPLGLTWSMYAAGGLLEAGYATDERLLATREVFLREQQHRPFTAFGCPPGFWGWSGKGWPASLETGEIMSALARFPGELQRPALESGARWLFAQQDSRGSWGLCVRNTKVANSGPCPHMTAQSLDGLLDSGVPAADRRIRRAVRWLASAQRPDGSFESVWYRMHTAGTSAVLQTLVRAGAGGSDAARRAREWLVRAQLPDGSWGTGGDEPGTVEETAWAVGALLVAGGGADGAEVRRGVRWLLDARRPDGSWSAAPVNEYVRHVSRYSNRALANGLALRALARYRDAAGRS; encoded by the coding sequence ATGACGACTTCGCGGGCCGAGGAGGTCTCCGAGGCGATCGAGGCCGCGGCGGAGGCCGTGTTCGCGGCGCGGCGGCCGGACGGCGTGTTCGACTACTCGGAGGACGGGCTGACGTCCACGTTGAGCACGGTGGGCGCGGTGAGCGCGCTGCACTTCGCCGATCCGCGCGGTTCGGCGGACCTGATCGAGCGGGGCGTGGCGTGGCTGCGGGAGCGGCAGTCGGACACCGGCGGCTGGAGCATGGTGCCGGGCGGCGCGGACGAGCCGGGGCCGACGGCGGTGGCGTCGGCGACGTTGCAGCTGGTGGCGCCGGAGTCGGCGGCGGACGCGGTGGCGGCCGGGCAGCGCTGGATGCTGGACCACGGTGGCCTGGAAGGGATTCCGCACCCGGAGGTGACGGCCTGGTGCCGCCAGTTCTACTCGTTCGTCGGCTGGTTGCGGACGTCGGACATGCGCCGGTTCCCGCTGGAGCTGGCGGTGCTGCGCGGCGCGTTCCTGCGGTTGTTCGACCTGCGGGCGCCGATGGTGTGCGCGCTGGGGTTGGCGCAGGCGGCGACTCGGGAGCAGACGCCGCTGACGCGGTTGCTGGCGAAGGCGGGCACGCCGGGCGCGCTGGCGATCATCCGCGAGGTCTACGAGCACGAGGGCAGCACCGGTGGCTGGTGCGAGGACGCGTGGGTGACCGGGTTGATCTGCGGTGGGCTGGCGCGCGCCGGGCTCGGCGCGGACATGGTGGCGGGCGCGGTCCGCTGGTTCCGGGAGCAGGTGAACGAAGACGGGTCGTGGAACAGCGGCCCGCTGGGGTTGACCTGGTCGATGTACGCGGCGGGCGGGCTGCTGGAAGCGGGGTACGCGACCGACGAGCGGTTGCTGGCGACGCGGGAGGTGTTCCTGCGGGAGCAGCAGCACCGGCCGTTCACCGCGTTCGGCTGCCCGCCGGGGTTCTGGGGCTGGTCCGGCAAGGGCTGGCCGGCCTCGCTGGAGACCGGGGAGATCATGTCGGCGCTGGCGCGCTTCCCCGGTGAGCTGCAGCGCCCGGCGCTGGAGTCGGGCGCGCGCTGGTTGTTCGCGCAGCAGGACTCGCGGGGTTCGTGGGGCCTGTGCGTGCGGAACACGAAGGTCGCCAACAGCGGGCCGTGCCCGCACATGACGGCGCAGTCGCTGGACGGGCTGCTGGATTCCGGGGTTCCGGCGGCCGATCGGCGAATCCGCCGGGCGGTGCGCTGGCTGGCGAGCGCGCAGCGGCCGGACGGGTCGTTCGAGTCGGTCTGGTACCGGATGCACACGGCGGGCACGTCGGCGGTGCTGCAGACGCTGGTGCGGGCCGGGGCGGGCGGTTCCGACGCGGCGCGGCGGGCGCGGGAGTGGCTGGTGCGCGCGCAGCTGCCGGACGGTTCGTGGGGCACCGGCGGCGACGAGCCGGGCACCGTCGAGGAGACGGCGTGGGCGGTCGGCGCGCTGCTGGTCGCGGGCGGAGGTGCCGACGGCGCGGAGGTGCGGCGCGGGGTGCGCTGGCTGCTGGACGCGCGCCGCCCGGACGGGTCCTGGTCGGCCGCGCCGGTGAACGAGTACGTGCGCCACGTGTCCCGCTACTCGAACCGGGCGCTGGCCAACGGGTTGGCGTTGCGCGCGCTGGCCCGCTACCGCGATGCCGCGGGGAGGAGTTGA
- a CDS encoding FAD-dependent oxidoreductase, producing MDADVVVCGAGVGGLAAACALGARGFRVLLLEKMAEPSRVAKGEVLQPGALRVLREWGVAQRLESRGGLRLARLVARDTAGAPLMALDYDRLREQERWLLAHDYPVILEALADRLDGSVEFRRGVLVRDLLRDADGRVAGVRVAEGGQEREVRASLVVAADGISSRLRKSAGIPAHRDEYPHRLAAFDIADAPRVEQDFSAYVSERGLRLRYPLPGGRVRLYVQVGADELRGLDSDGMAGWIEHLVRDTPALEPLADALRASSANRQVLPVSRFLAPGLGVPGLALVGETGHSVHPMAAQGMNTSITDAESLARHVGGELSPAAVDAGIRSYEAERLPELVHIGRTSHNAARMITDLSWTGRVVGRRALRCTGGNDRLRYTVMHNMAGLGQHRLSLLDRLHQVGVLPDPRARRLPAWA from the coding sequence GTGGACGCCGATGTGGTGGTGTGCGGGGCCGGGGTCGGTGGGCTCGCCGCGGCCTGCGCGCTGGGAGCGCGGGGTTTCCGCGTGCTGCTGCTGGAGAAGATGGCCGAGCCGTCGCGGGTCGCGAAGGGCGAGGTGCTGCAACCGGGCGCGCTGCGGGTGCTGCGCGAGTGGGGCGTGGCGCAGCGCTTGGAGTCGCGCGGCGGGCTGCGCCTGGCGCGGCTGGTGGCGCGGGACACCGCGGGCGCGCCGCTGATGGCGTTGGACTACGACCGGTTGCGGGAGCAGGAGCGGTGGCTGCTGGCCCACGACTACCCGGTGATTCTGGAGGCGTTGGCGGACCGGCTGGACGGCTCGGTGGAGTTCCGCCGCGGCGTGCTGGTGCGGGACCTGCTGCGGGACGCGGACGGCCGGGTCGCGGGGGTGCGGGTCGCCGAGGGCGGTCAGGAGCGGGAGGTGCGGGCGTCGCTGGTGGTCGCCGCGGACGGCATCTCCTCGCGGCTGCGGAAGTCGGCGGGCATCCCGGCGCACCGCGACGAGTACCCGCACCGGTTGGCGGCGTTCGACATCGCCGACGCGCCGCGGGTCGAGCAGGACTTCTCGGCGTACGTCAGCGAACGCGGCCTGCGGTTGCGGTATCCGCTGCCGGGCGGCCGGGTGCGGCTGTACGTGCAGGTGGGTGCGGACGAGCTGCGCGGGCTGGATTCCGACGGCATGGCCGGCTGGATCGAGCACCTGGTGCGGGACACGCCGGCACTGGAACCGCTGGCGGACGCGCTGCGGGCGAGCTCGGCGAACCGGCAGGTGCTGCCGGTGTCCCGGTTCTTGGCGCCGGGCCTGGGCGTTCCGGGGCTGGCGCTGGTCGGTGAGACGGGGCATTCGGTGCATCCGATGGCGGCGCAGGGCATGAACACGTCGATCACGGACGCGGAGAGCCTCGCCCGGCACGTGGGCGGGGAGCTGAGCCCTGCCGCGGTGGACGCGGGAATCCGCTCCTACGAGGCGGAACGGCTGCCCGAACTGGTCCACATCGGACGGACGAGCCACAACGCGGCCCGCATGATCACGGACCTGTCCTGGACGGGCCGCGTGGTGGGGCGACGGGCGCTGCGCTGCACCGGCGGCAACGACCGGCTGCGCTACACCGTCATGCACAACATGGCCGGGCTCGGGCAACACCGGTTGTCGCTGCTGGACCGGCTGCACCAGGTGGGGGTGCTGCCGGACCCGCGGGCGCGGCGCCTCCCGGCCTGGGCATGA
- a CDS encoding methyltransferase, whose amino-acid sequence MASETTDPGARLAALTDLATPFAVRAAVTLGVPDRIAEGTTGLAELAAATGADADSLARLLRHLVAIGFVAEQDGRFALTDVSRHLLGADSAWQKKWLDLDGPGVKMDLAYAGMAHSVRTGRSGYEPVHGVPFWEDYQRDDALRGFFGAIMAAHAWQTGPLLAAEYDWSAVKSVIDIGGGVGALLVEVLRGQSHLEGAVLDLPPVAAEADEALAASEVADRAAFVPGSFFDELPAGYDRYVVSRVLTDWPDADAVRILRRCAEAAGSAGRVLVVEVLAGEEHAKNNSSFDLQSLSLLGGRERSIADFEALAAEAGLAVRGSRSWDGGLVLVECALAG is encoded by the coding sequence ATGGCTTCGGAGACGACGGATCCCGGCGCGCGGTTGGCGGCGCTGACCGACCTCGCCACCCCGTTCGCGGTGCGCGCGGCGGTGACGCTCGGCGTCCCGGACCGGATCGCGGAGGGCACCACCGGGCTCGCCGAGCTCGCGGCGGCCACCGGGGCCGACGCCGATTCCCTGGCCCGGCTGCTGCGCCACCTGGTGGCGATCGGGTTCGTGGCCGAGCAGGACGGCCGCTTCGCGCTGACCGACGTGTCCCGGCACCTGCTGGGCGCGGACAGCGCGTGGCAGAAGAAGTGGCTGGACCTGGACGGCCCGGGTGTGAAGATGGACCTGGCGTACGCGGGCATGGCGCACTCGGTGCGCACCGGCCGCTCCGGTTACGAACCGGTGCACGGCGTGCCGTTCTGGGAGGACTACCAGCGCGACGACGCGCTGCGCGGGTTCTTCGGCGCGATCATGGCCGCGCACGCGTGGCAGACCGGCCCGCTGCTGGCCGCCGAGTACGACTGGTCCGCGGTCAAGAGCGTGATCGACATCGGCGGCGGGGTCGGTGCGCTGCTCGTCGAGGTGCTGCGCGGGCAATCGCACCTGGAGGGCGCGGTGCTGGACCTGCCACCGGTGGCCGCCGAAGCCGACGAGGCGCTCGCCGCGTCCGAGGTGGCCGACCGCGCCGCGTTCGTGCCCGGCAGCTTCTTCGACGAGCTGCCCGCCGGCTACGACCGGTACGTGGTGTCGCGGGTGCTGACGGACTGGCCGGACGCCGACGCGGTCCGCATCCTGCGCCGCTGCGCCGAAGCGGCGGGCAGCGCGGGACGCGTCCTGGTGGTGGAGGTGCTGGCCGGGGAGGAGCACGCGAAGAACAACTCCTCGTTCGACCTGCAGTCGCTGTCGCTGCTCGGCGGCCGGGAGCGCTCCATCGCCGACTTCGAGGCGCTGGCCGCCGAAGCCGGTCTCGCGGTGCGCGGCAGCCGCAGCTGGGACGGCGGCCTGGTGCTCGTGGAGTGCGCACTCGCCGGCTAG